In Arachis hypogaea cultivar Tifrunner chromosome 2, arahy.Tifrunner.gnm2.J5K5, whole genome shotgun sequence, a genomic segment contains:
- the LOC112751458 gene encoding regulatory-associated protein of TOR 1 isoform X2, with protein sequence MAPEGKNPFNMAPQKALELIGKSLSNQYERWQPKARIKCQLDPTIDEVKKLCITCRRYAKSERVLFHYNGHGVPKPTPNGEIWVFNKSYTQYIPLRVADLDSWLKTPSIYVFDCSAAGGIVNAFIELNEWNASNSPGTTRDCILLAACEAHEQLPQSAEFPADVFTSCLTTPIKMALRWFCTRSLLRGSLDYSLIDKIPGRPNDRKTLLGELNWIFTAVTDTIAWNVLPHDLFQRLFRQDLLVASLFRNFLLAERIMRSANCTPVSFPILPPSHQHHMWDAWDMAAELCLSQLPSLVENPNAEFQPSSFFSEQLTAFEVWLDHGSEHKKPPEQLPIVLQVLLSQCHRFRALVLLGRFLDMGPWAVDLALSVGIFPYVLKLLQTTTPELRQILVFIWTKILALDKSCQVDLVKDGGHIYFIKFLDRMEAYPEQRAMAAFVLAVIVDGYRRGQEACIEAGLIHVCLKHLQSSSPNDSQTEPLFLQWLCLCLGKLWDDFTEAQIIGLQEDAVSIYVSLLSEPQPEVRASAVFALGTLLNVGVDYCRGAGGDEDCDDDEKCRADFSIVKNLLSVSSDGSPLVRAEVAVALGRFAFGHNKHLKSIAAAYWKPQSNSLPKSLPSLANVNGSGGGHTTQNQHMPHGSIISSQIGRLSRIGSDNSSVVHDGRVSSSSPLAGSGIMHGSPLSDNSSHHSDSAIQNDSFSNGVANHTGPKSLDNALYSECVAVMCDLAKDPSPRIANLGRRILSIIGIEQVVAKPSKSAGVRIGEPVASLVRSSSWFDMNGGHLPLTFRTPPVSPPRANVLTGMRRVCSLDFRPHIITSPDSGLADPLLGSGGVSGTSDNSFLPQSTIYNWSCGHFSRPLLTPSDDSEEVLARREEREKIALEQISKCQHSAVSRLTNPIAKWDTKGTQTILLQPFSPIVIAADENERIRVWDHEQAAPLNSFDNHDFPDKRICKLCLVNELDDSLLLAASCDGDIRIWKDYTLKGEQKLVTAFSSIHGHKSGRSSLNVNVDWQQQCGYLYASSELSPIMLWDLDKEQLVNRIPSSSDCSITALAASQVHGGQFAAGFVDGSVRLYDVRKPEMVACELRPHRQRVERVVGIGFQPGLDPGKMVSASQAGDIQFLDIRNHKGAYLTIDAHRGSLTALAVHRHAPIIASGSAKQLIKVFSLEGDQLGSIRYYPTLMAQKIGSVSCLGFHPYQALLAAGAADACVIYADEHIQAR encoded by the exons AGTTATACGCAGTATATCCCCTTACGAGTTGCTGACCTCGATTCGTGGCTGAAGACCCCCTCAATATATGTTTTTGACTGCTCTGCTGCTGGGGGTATTGTTAATGCTTTCATTGAG CTTAATGAATGGAATGCTTCTAACTCCCCTGGAACCACGAGAGATTGCATTCTGCTTGCAGCATGCGAGGCACATGAGCAATTGCCTCAGAGTGCAGAATTCCCTGCTGATGTATTTACATCATGCCTTACGACACCTATTAAGATGGCATTGCGATG GTTTTGTACCCGTTCATTACTTCGCGGGTCTCTTGACTATTCACTTATAGACAAGATCCCTGGTCGTCCAAATGATAGAAAAACACTTCTGGGAGAACTAAATTGGATTTTTACTGCAGTAACTGACACAATTGCCTGGAATGTTCTTCCTCATG ATCTCTTTCAGAGACTGTTCAGACAGGACTTGTTAGTTGCAAGTTTATTCAGAAACTTTCTGCTGGCTGAGCGAATCATGCGATCTGCAAATTGTACTCCTGTTTCTTTTCCAATATTGCCGCCAAGCCATCAGCATCATATGTG GGATGCATGGGACATGGCTGCTGAGCTTTGCTTGTCGCAACTCCCGTCATTAGTTGAGAATCCTAATGCAGAGTTTCAG CCTAGTTCATTTTTCAGTGAGCAGTTAACAGCATTTGAGGTATGGCTTGACCATGGTTCTGAACATAAGAAGCCACCAGAGCAGTTGCCTATTGTTCTCCAG GTTTTGCTTAGTCAGTGCCATCGATTTAGGGCTTTAGTTCTCCTTGGAAGGTTTCTTGACATGGGACCATGGGCTGTAGATTTG GCACTGTCTGTTGGAATATTTCCTTATGTTCTGAAGCTTTTACAAACAACAACACCAGAACTTCGTCAGATTCTTGTCTTCATATGGACAAAAATTCTCGCACTAGACAAG TCATGTCAGGTTGATCTAGTGAAGGATGGAggtcatatatattttattaagtttctTGATAGAATGGAAGCATATCCGGAGCAACGTGCAATGGCTGCTTTTGTTTTAGCAGTAATTGTTGATGGCTACAGACGAGGTCAAGAAGCCTGTATTGAAGCTGGTTTAATCCATGTTTGCTTAAAGCATCTTCAGTCTTCATCTCCCAATGATTCACAAACTGAACCCCTTTTCCTTCAGTGGCTTTGCCTGTGTCTGGGGAAACTGTGGGATGATTTCACAGAGGCCCAAATAATAGGTTTGCAGGAAGATGCTGTTTCTATATATGTTTCTCTACTGTCTGAACCCCAACCAGAG GTTAGGGCTTCTGCTGTATTTGCGCTAGGTACTCTTCTCAATGTGGGAGTTGATTACTGCAGAGGTGCTGGCGGGGATGAAgattgtgatgatgatgaaaagtgTAGGGCTGATTTTAGTATAGTGAAAAACCTTTTGAGTGTTTCTTCAGATGGGAGTCCACTGGTGAGGGCAGAGGTAGCAGTGG CTTTGGGACGCTTTGCCTTTGGTCATAACAAGCACTTAAAGTCCATTGCTGCTGCTTACTGGAAACCTCAGAGTAACAGTTTGCCGAAATCCTTACCTTCACTGGCAAATGTGAATGGATCTGGTGGTGGGCATACTACCCAGAACCAGCATATGCCTCATGGAAGTATTATTTCATCTCAAATTGGGCGCCTTTCCAGGATTGGAAGCGACAATTCTTCAGTAGTCCATGATGGGCGAGTCTCTTCTAGCAGTCCTCTTGCTGGTTCTGGAATTATGCATGGGTCCCCTTTGTCTGATAATTCATCTCATCATTCTGATTCAGCAATACAGAATGATAGTTTTAGCAACGGAGTTGCTAACCATACTGGACCAAAGTCCTTAGACAATGCATTGTATTCAGAATGTGTAGCTGTTATGTGTGATTTAGCAAAAGATCCATCTCCTCGCATTGCAAACCTCGGTCGCCGGATACTGTCAATAATAGGTATTGAACAAGTGGTAGCAAAACCGTCCAAGTCTGCTGGTGTTCGGATAGGTGAACCTGTGGCAAGTCTAGTTCGGTCATCTTCATGGTTTGATATGAACGGAG GTCACTTGCCTCTAACCTTCAGAACTCCTCCAGTCAGCCCACCTCGTGCAAACGTTTTAACTGGAATGAGAAGAGTATGCTCTTTGGATTTTAGGCCCCATATAATAACTTCTCCAGATTCTGGATTAGCTGATCCCCTTCTAGGCTCCGGAGGAGTGTCTGGGACTTCAGATAACAGTTTTCTTCCACAATCAACTATATATAATTGGAGTTGTGGGCACTTTTCCAGGCCACTACTAACTCCTTCTGATGATAGTGAAGAAGTATTGGCcagaagagaggagagggaaaAAATTGCATTGGAGCAGATATCAAAGTGCCAGCACTCTG CTGTTAGCAGGCTAACCAATCCAATTGCTAAATGGGACACAAAAGGCACACAAACAATACTGTTACAGCCTTTCTCTCCTATTGTGATAGCTGCCGATGAGAATGAGCGGATCAG GGTATGGGACCATGAACAAGCTGCACCCCTTAACAGTTTTGACAATCATGATTTTCCAGACAAGAGGATTTGTAAGCTCTGCCTGGTGAATGAGCTTGATGATAGCTTGCTTCTTGCTGCTTCAT GCGATGGAGACATTCGGATTTGGAAAGATTATACTCTGAAGGGTGAACAAAAGCTTGTCACTGCATTCTCTTCCATTCATGGTCATAAATCTGGTAGGAGTAGTCTGAATGTGAATGTTGATTGGCAACAACAATGCGGTTATCTG TATGCTTCGAGTGAGTTGTCACCTATTATGCTTTGGGATCTGGACAAGGAACAGCTTGTTAATCGTATACCTTCATCATCAGATTGCAGTATCACAGCATTG GCTGCATCTCAAGTACATGGAGGACAATTTGCAGCGGGTTTTGTGGATGGTTCTGTTAGACTTTATGATGTCAGGAAACCTGAAAT GGTTGCCTGTGAATTACGGCCACACAGACAGAGAGTAGAAAGAGTTGTGGGAATTGGCTTCCAACCTGGACTAGATCCCGGAAAG ATGGTTAGTGCTTCTCAGGCTGGGGATATCCAATTCCTGGATATCAGGAATCATAAGGGTGCTTATCTCACTATCGATGCTCACAGAGGTTCACTAACCGCTTTAGCTGTACATAGACATGCTCCCATTATTGCCAGTGGCTCCGCAAAGCAACTTATTAAAGTCTTTAGCCTTGAGGGTGACCAACTTGGCAGCATTCGATACTACCCTACCTTAATGGCCCAGAAAATTGGTTCTGTTAGCTGCCTTGGTTTCCACCCGTACCAAGCATTGCTTGCTGCTGGTGCTGCAGACGCATGTGTCATCTATGCCGATGAGCACATTCAGGCAAGATGA